The DNA region TGCCCAGGGCCAGAGTACATCCCATGCCGGGTCTGCGCCCGAGCCTTGCGATCGGCCTGCTGTTGTCGGCCCTTCTGATCGCCTTGGGGGGCTTGTCGGCATGCTCGGGTGCGGCTCGGTTAGAGTCCCCCGTACGGGACGAACAGGTGGGCGAGCGCGCCCCCGAGGCGCCGGAGACCGCGACCGTCGAGCCGCACAGCGATTGGTCCGAGGCGGTTCTCTATTTCGTCATCGTCGACCGGTTCGCCGACGGCGATCCGACCAATAACGCGGAGGCGGATCCATCCGCCAAAGGCGCGTTTCACGGTGGCGATCTGGTCGGGTTGCGCCAACAGCTCGACGAGCTGGCCGAGCTCGGCGTGACCGCACTCTGGATCACGCCCGTGGTCGAGAACATCCCGGGTTTCGTGACCGGCGCCGGCTTTCCGGACTGGGGCTACCACGGTTACTGGGCCGACGATTTCTACGCGCTCGATTCCCGCTTCGGCAGCGAGGCCGAGCTCGAGGCGCTCGTCGATTCAGCTCATGAGCGCGGCATTAAGGTTCTGCTCGACGTCGTTTACAACCATGCCGGCTATGACTCGAAGTACCTGACCGATCCGGCCACCCGGGGCTGGTTTCGGACCGAGCAGGCCGGAACCTGCGGCAGCGACGACTTGACCTCATGCGTCGCCGGCCTGCCCGACTTCAGAACCGATCTCCCCGAGGTCCGCGACTACCTGATGAAGGCGCACTTGGGGTTGGCCAAGCGGACCGGGCTCGACGGGTTTCGCATCGATACCTTCAAACACGTCGAGCACGACTTCTGGCGGGAACACCGGCGCCGGGTGAACGAAGAGCTCGGCGAGGACTTCTACCTTCTGGGCGAGGTCTGGGCCGGGAGCGCGACTTCGCTGGATCCCTGGTTCGCCAGCGACGAGATGGACGGAGGCTTCGACTTCTCGTTTCAAGGCAACGCAATCGCCTTCCTGCAAGGACGCGGGCGTGCCGTCGCCTTCAACCGCTACCTGGAGAAGCGGCACGAGGTGCGGGACGGCTACCACCTGGCCCATTTCCTGTCGTCGCATGACGTCAAAGGCGGGCTGCTGATGCTCGAAGGGGATGTCGACGCCTTCGAGCTGGCAGTGGTGCTGCAGTTCACGGCGAGCGGGATTCCCACCATCTACTACGGCGAGGAAGTGGCGCGCCCGGGCGGCGATTGGCCCGACAACCGCAGCGACATGCCGTGGGGGGACCGCGATATTCAACCCGGAGCCGGCCAACCTCGCGACGAGGA from bacterium includes:
- a CDS encoding DUF3459 domain-containing protein, with product MPRARVHPMPGLRPSLAIGLLLSALLIALGGLSACSGAARLESPVRDEQVGERAPEAPETATVEPHSDWSEAVLYFVIVDRFADGDPTNNAEADPSAKGAFHGGDLVGLRQQLDELAELGVTALWITPVVENIPGFVTGAGFPDWGYHGYWADDFYALDSRFGSEAELEALVDSAHERGIKVLLDVVYNHAGYDSKYLTDPATRGWFRTEQAGTCGSDDLTSCVAGLPDFRTDLPEVRDYLMKAHLGLAKRTGLDGFRIDTFKHVEHDFWREHRRRVNEELGEDFYLLGEVWAGSATSLDPWFASDEMDGGFDFSFQGNAIAFLQGRGRAVAFNRYLEKRHEVRDGYHLAHFLSSHDVKGGLLMLEGDVDAFELAVVLQFTASGIPTIYYGEEVARPGGDWPDNRSDMPWGDRDIQPGAGQPRDEELRDAYKRLISLRRAHPALWRGDHEGVQFGDDLLVFLRRDAETGTAVAVAVNRGEEAATIEFEVPEEWVGAAVRDVWGDEQAPVLDDTLRMPIPARSARVLAVSDDN